The following proteins come from a genomic window of Methanocella conradii HZ254:
- the sppA gene encoding signal peptide peptidase SppA yields the protein MDKDALLLFNKKSRPWMVAAFLFILTLVVAVAWVAYAGMMHRPALPEDAARILGMGKQDKIAVIYVEGQMVSDKSTDAAAGSAFSSDVVKAMRAATDDPDVKAIVLRVNSPGGTPVAAEEIISQMKKTRAVKPIVVSMGDIATSAAYYISSQADRIVANPDTFTGSIGVIWVFKNKSKYYDEGGVSFYVAKTGNYKDLGSDWRGLTPGEKEYVNAIIEESYNRFVENVAKGRNLSVEDVRKIADGRVFTGATAKKMGLVDELGGLYDAVALAKSLGNIKGRAVIAYMNEPAAK from the coding sequence TTGGATAAAGACGCGTTGCTATTATTCAATAAAAAGAGCAGGCCATGGATGGTGGCCGCCTTTCTGTTTATTTTGACGCTCGTGGTGGCCGTGGCGTGGGTGGCTTATGCTGGAATGATGCACAGGCCGGCTTTGCCTGAAGACGCGGCAAGGATACTAGGAATGGGCAAACAGGACAAAATAGCGGTCATATACGTAGAAGGGCAGATGGTATCCGACAAGTCCACAGACGCGGCCGCTGGCTCCGCATTTTCTAGCGACGTCGTGAAAGCTATGAGGGCGGCAACAGACGACCCTGACGTTAAAGCCATCGTTCTTCGAGTAAACTCTCCAGGAGGCACGCCAGTCGCAGCAGAAGAGATAATATCACAGATGAAGAAGACTCGAGCGGTGAAGCCCATAGTGGTCTCAATGGGGGATATAGCAACCTCGGCCGCCTACTATATCTCATCCCAGGCTGACCGAATAGTCGCAAATCCTGACACTTTCACGGGCAGCATAGGCGTAATATGGGTCTTTAAGAATAAGTCGAAGTACTATGACGAAGGAGGCGTATCCTTCTATGTCGCTAAGACTGGCAACTATAAGGACCTGGGGTCAGACTGGAGGGGCCTCACGCCTGGCGAGAAGGAATACGTGAATGCCATAATTGAAGAAAGCTATAACAGGTTTGTCGAGAACGTGGCAAAGGGGCGAAACCTATCGGTGGAAGACGTGAGGAAGATAGCAGACGGAAGGGTGTTTACAGGCGCAACGGCTAAAAAGATGGGGCTAGTGGATGAGCTTGGTGGCCTCTATGACGCGGTCGCCCTGGCTAAAAGCCTGGGCAACATAAAGGGAAGGGCCGTAATAGCCTATATGAATGAGCCTGCTGCCAAATAG
- a CDS encoding KGG domain-containing protein yields MAKKESKGEISVREAGRRGGTTTKERHGPEFYRQIGHKGGQKVRELIERGKASEK; encoded by the coding sequence ATGGCCAAAAAGGAATCGAAAGGAGAGATCAGTGTTAGAGAGGCAGGAAGACGCGGTGGGACTACCACCAAGGAGAGGCATGGCCCCGAGTTTTACAGGCAGATCGGGCATAAAGGTGGCCAGAAAGTAAGGGAACTGATCGAGCGCGGGAAAGCCTCTGAAAAGTGA
- a CDS encoding amino acid-binding protein, protein MWSKITGKFKGMPSQEKVVRLLLERGFQVDEHGHVVSGKIEIPHTQIAKEVGVDRRVVDATTEMILKDEELKRIFMNIHSIASFRDVAPLIGLGVIIITPDNAQNIGIISEVTGVIAKFNLSIRQAVTDDPFFTDDPKMTVITNDVIPGELVSELRKVKSVRSVTIQ, encoded by the coding sequence ATGTGGAGCAAGATCACCGGCAAGTTCAAGGGCATGCCCTCACAGGAAAAAGTTGTAAGGCTATTGCTGGAGCGGGGCTTCCAGGTCGATGAGCATGGCCATGTGGTATCGGGCAAGATAGAGATCCCTCACACGCAGATCGCAAAAGAGGTTGGAGTAGACCGACGCGTTGTGGACGCGACCACCGAGATGATCTTGAAGGATGAGGAATTGAAGCGCATTTTTATGAATATCCACTCGATAGCATCTTTCAGGGATGTCGCCCCGCTTATAGGGCTGGGCGTCATCATAATAACGCCGGATAACGCCCAGAATATAGGCATAATAAGCGAAGTGACCGGGGTCATCGCCAAGTTCAACCTGAGCATAAGGCAGGCGGTCACTGACGACCCGTTTTTTACGGATGACCCAAAGATGACGGTCATAACTAACGACGTGATCCCGGGAGAGCTTGTCAGCGAGCTTAGGAAGGTCAAAAGCGTAAGGAGCGTTACAATACAATAA
- a CDS encoding tRNA (cytidine(56)-2'-O)-methyltransferase — translation MSEIVVLRLGHRPERDARVTTHVGLTARALGASGMLLTSSDKSVAGSIEGVVKSWGGDFWVKTGVSYRSAIKKWKEAGGVVVHLTMYGINMPERIGKLREEYRVKDIMVVVGAEKVPGDVYGLADYNIAVGNQPHSEIAALALFLDWLQDGKEFERAFEGGELMIMPSEHGKSVVRKQ, via the coding sequence ATGAGCGAGATCGTGGTATTACGCCTGGGACACAGGCCAGAAAGGGACGCCAGGGTGACCACCCATGTTGGGCTAACCGCAAGGGCGCTGGGCGCGAGCGGGATGCTTCTTACCTCTAGTGATAAGTCCGTGGCCGGGAGCATAGAAGGCGTAGTCAAGAGCTGGGGCGGCGATTTCTGGGTGAAAACCGGCGTAAGCTACCGCTCCGCCATAAAGAAATGGAAAGAAGCGGGCGGCGTCGTCGTCCATTTGACCATGTATGGCATAAACATGCCAGAGCGTATAGGCAAGCTGAGGGAGGAGTATAGGGTGAAGGATATCATGGTTGTGGTGGGGGCGGAGAAGGTTCCAGGCGATGTCTATGGGCTGGCAGACTATAATATAGCGGTGGGTAACCAGCCCCACTCAGAGATAGCCGCGCTTGCCCTATTCCTGGACTGGCTGCAGGATGGCAAGGAATTTGAAAGGGCTTTTGAAGGTGGCGAGCTCATGATAATGCCGAGCGAGCATGGCAAAAGCGTGGTCAGGAAGCAATAA
- a CDS encoding peptidase MA family metallohydrolase: MANATALGEKTRHFEIYYSDALPDSGYSDVGRTLENAYSEINGYMGACPDSIKVLVVGKKTMDKVGEHVEAFSAWNTKSSTIVLREETLKDKNSLRIVAEHEICHLGLNNILANKDSREFSWMEEGICMVFSKEPFSDVKVSKFIMGKGFLTPAEIAKAVDSEDYSISKNGYLQSYSLVKFMVKKFGVSAVISMLKCPETDFEKAFILCTGLDFGTFYRQWQAYVKSIATGGQEALGPAPAYLSFDLYMEDCTA, translated from the coding sequence ATGGCAAACGCGACGGCCCTGGGAGAAAAGACCAGGCACTTCGAGATTTACTATTCTGATGCCTTGCCCGATAGCGGGTATAGCGATGTCGGCCGGACACTTGAGAACGCCTATAGCGAAATAAACGGATACATGGGCGCCTGCCCCGATTCTATCAAAGTGCTGGTAGTGGGCAAGAAGACTATGGACAAGGTTGGGGAGCACGTCGAAGCCTTTTCGGCGTGGAATACGAAGTCAAGCACTATCGTGCTCCGTGAGGAGACCCTGAAGGATAAGAACTCCCTGAGAATCGTTGCAGAGCACGAGATATGCCACCTGGGCCTAAATAATATCCTCGCGAATAAGGATTCCAGGGAATTTTCGTGGATGGAGGAGGGCATTTGCATGGTCTTCTCGAAGGAGCCGTTCAGCGACGTGAAGGTCTCAAAATTCATTATGGGCAAAGGGTTCTTGACGCCCGCCGAAATAGCTAAAGCGGTCGATAGCGAGGACTATAGCATTTCTAAGAACGGCTACCTGCAGTCATATAGCCTGGTCAAGTTCATGGTGAAAAAGTTTGGGGTTTCGGCTGTCATTAGCATGCTGAAATGCCCTGAGACGGACTTCGAGAAGGCTTTCATTTTGTGCACCGGGCTGGATTTTGGCACGTTCTATAGGCAGTGGCAGGCATATGTGAAGAGCATTGCCACCGGAGGCCAGGAAGCCTTAGGGCCAGCCCCCGCTTATTTAAGCTTTGACCTATACATGGAGGATTGCACTGCCTAG
- a CDS encoding ATP-grasp domain-containing protein → MAPSILVVGYNARVMACPARRAGYKVYSLSHYDDLDLLRCVEKNFTFSGELPSDIRPWLDHLDVDYVVLGSGFEGLDLPASLVLGNDPKVARDVINKVWLAEKLNKLGLPHPRIFRKKGDIAFPCVAKPIKGGGGVKNFLVKDESMLPDGDEYFLQEYVEGKPLSVSVLSTGSEAMPISVNEILVGKKWLGQCREFGYCGNVTPYETRFKRQMFDIARELVPALGLVGHNGIDFIVNKDGPMVLEVNPRFTGAVDSVELATGENLFKAHVDAINGKLHEYRIRRYGAKAILFARRHTVVRGSLLKPMIADVPKPGNVYENGEAICTIMGAGRTRGEAIGRLKERLGFVKKSLYTARAYKT, encoded by the coding sequence ATGGCGCCGTCAATCCTCGTGGTCGGCTATAACGCTCGCGTAATGGCGTGCCCCGCCAGAAGGGCAGGCTATAAGGTCTACTCTTTAAGCCATTATGACGACCTGGACCTTTTGAGGTGCGTGGAGAAGAACTTTACCTTTAGCGGTGAGCTGCCATCTGATATAAGGCCCTGGCTTGACCATCTTGACGTAGACTATGTCGTCCTAGGCTCTGGCTTTGAAGGCCTGGACCTGCCAGCCTCGCTGGTGCTCGGTAATGACCCTAAGGTGGCCAGGGACGTGATAAACAAGGTCTGGCTGGCCGAAAAGCTGAATAAACTGGGATTGCCGCATCCTCGCATATTCAGGAAGAAAGGGGACATTGCTTTTCCATGCGTCGCAAAACCTATTAAGGGAGGAGGCGGGGTTAAGAATTTTTTGGTAAAAGATGAGTCGATGCTACCCGATGGCGACGAGTATTTCCTGCAGGAATACGTGGAGGGTAAGCCTCTAAGCGTGTCGGTGCTATCCACGGGCAGCGAGGCGATGCCCATCTCGGTGAACGAGATACTCGTGGGCAAAAAGTGGCTGGGACAGTGCCGCGAGTTCGGGTATTGCGGAAATGTAACGCCATATGAGACCCGCTTTAAGCGGCAGATGTTCGACATTGCGAGGGAGCTTGTGCCTGCGCTGGGGCTTGTCGGCCATAATGGCATAGACTTTATAGTGAATAAGGACGGCCCAATGGTGCTTGAGGTCAACCCGCGTTTTACTGGCGCAGTGGACTCCGTAGAGCTAGCTACAGGAGAAAACCTTTTCAAAGCTCACGTAGACGCCATAAACGGTAAGCTGCACGAATATCGCATAAGGCGATACGGCGCTAAAGCCATACTGTTCGCCCGTAGGCACACGGTGGTAAGGGGGAGCCTGCTCAAGCCCATGATAGCGGATGTGCCAAAGCCTGGAAACGTGTACGAGAATGGGGAGGCCATATGTACGATAATGGGGGCTGGCAGGACCAGGGGCGAGGCGATTGGCAGGCTCAAGGAAAGGCTCGGCTTCGTAAAAAAGAGCCTGTACACGGCCAGGGCATACAAAACCTGA
- a CDS encoding HDIG domain-containing metalloprotein translates to MIALTKKDALDLLKKYGADKRLMDHLWAVHDYAMEIAEKASCDRSLVEVGSLLHDIGRTRSHGIDHAIVGAEILRKEGVDERVVNIVERHIGAGLTPEEAEKLGLPPRDYVPKSIEEKIVCHADNLIGSSERISIKDTIKMASQKWSPSSVDRLIEMHFEVFKPDVVRVNEKMLKKACGDLKNVEKCLDGLLKGFDLLYRMRMENGITVEMFGQDSEKAARYLEEKGVAAPA, encoded by the coding sequence ATGATAGCACTTACAAAAAAGGATGCCCTGGACCTTTTAAAAAAATATGGGGCAGATAAGCGCTTAATGGACCATCTTTGGGCCGTCCACGACTACGCTATGGAGATTGCGGAAAAGGCCTCCTGTGATCGGAGCCTGGTAGAAGTGGGCTCGCTCCTGCACGATATAGGCCGCACGAGGTCTCACGGCATAGATCACGCTATAGTCGGCGCTGAGATTTTGAGAAAAGAAGGCGTAGATGAGCGCGTCGTTAACATAGTAGAGCGGCATATCGGCGCCGGCCTGACGCCGGAAGAGGCTGAAAAGCTGGGATTACCCCCAAGGGATTACGTGCCAAAGTCTATCGAGGAAAAGATAGTCTGCCACGCCGACAACCTGATAGGCAGTAGTGAGCGCATCTCTATCAAGGATACCATAAAGATGGCCAGCCAAAAATGGTCCCCGTCTTCAGTGGACCGCTTGATAGAGATGCACTTTGAGGTGTTCAAGCCCGACGTCGTCAGGGTAAATGAAAAGATGCTAAAAAAGGCTTGCGGCGATTTGAAAAACGTTGAAAAGTGCCTGGATGGGCTTTTAAAAGGCTTTGACCTGCTCTACAGGATGAGGATGGAGAATGGCATTACAGTCGAGATGTTCGGGCAGGACAGCGAAAAGGCGGCGCGCTACCTGGAAGAAAAAGGCGTTGCGGCGCCAGCCTAG
- a CDS encoding non-histone chromosomal MC1 family protein, protein MSRFHTYALEEAKITADREKKNFGLINENGEEIGTYSGAQPRDAALKAANRGITNIILREKGTKKLHYFLGKRELVPVPKSAPAWIKEAAKARGGKIYKANVEKLGTATLQYSELDRNPKELFKLPKSKSPKK, encoded by the coding sequence ATGAGCCGGTTTCATACGTATGCTTTAGAGGAGGCCAAAATTACGGCAGACAGAGAGAAGAAAAATTTTGGATTGATCAATGAGAACGGTGAAGAAATAGGCACTTACAGCGGCGCACAGCCCAGAGACGCTGCCCTTAAGGCTGCAAACAGGGGCATTACTAACATAATACTAAGGGAGAAGGGCACAAAGAAGCTGCACTATTTCCTGGGAAAGAGGGAGCTCGTTCCCGTGCCAAAGAGCGCGCCAGCCTGGATTAAGGAGGCCGCGAAGGCGAGGGGCGGTAAGATATATAAGGCGAACGTCGAGAAGCTAGGTACGGCAACCTTGCAGTACAGCGAACTTGACAGAAACCCGAAGGAGCTATTTAAGCTGCCCAAGTCAAAGTCGCCCAAGAAATAA
- a CDS encoding DNA-directed RNA polymerase subunit L, translating into MDVKVLKKTDTEIELEIKGEDHTLLNALKASLLNDKDVKVATYDIEFPGISNPVLFVRTTGSEDPIEAIKKAAKGLAGECEAFMELFSQKAKAF; encoded by the coding sequence ATGGATGTCAAGGTTCTAAAGAAGACTGATACGGAGATCGAGCTTGAGATAAAGGGCGAGGACCACACGCTTTTGAACGCATTGAAGGCTTCGCTTCTCAATGATAAGGATGTCAAGGTCGCTACGTATGACATAGAGTTTCCAGGGATAAGCAACCCGGTCCTCTTCGTCAGGACGACTGGCTCTGAGGACCCGATTGAAGCCATCAAGAAGGCCGCTAAGGGCCTGGCAGGCGAATGTGAGGCCTTCATGGAGCTGTTCTCACAGAAGGCTAAGGCGTTCTAA
- a CDS encoding METTL5 family protein, translated as MKKRKLEMLLEQVEGFRSPDVRREQYATPAVVAAELLYFAYMNGDLMGTVADLGCGTGILAIGAGLLGTKKIIGIDSDIGALKIAKQNAKRLGVEIEWVCCDVRDFCGRFDTVVMNPPFGAQEKGSDRPFLDKALEIGSVIYSIHNAGSADFIRGYIDGRGEVTDIVALKFPMRHTFKFHRKEIALINVELYRIIRK; from the coding sequence ATGAAAAAAAGAAAGCTGGAAATGCTACTCGAGCAGGTTGAAGGCTTCAGGTCTCCAGACGTGAGGCGCGAGCAGTATGCCACGCCAGCGGTGGTGGCAGCCGAGCTGCTATACTTTGCGTACATGAATGGCGACCTAATGGGCACTGTGGCAGACCTGGGGTGCGGCACGGGCATACTGGCTATCGGGGCAGGCCTTCTCGGAACAAAAAAGATTATAGGCATTGACAGCGATATAGGTGCGCTAAAGATAGCAAAGCAAAACGCAAAGCGGCTCGGCGTGGAAATAGAATGGGTTTGCTGCGACGTGAGAGACTTTTGCGGGCGTTTCGATACGGTGGTAATGAATCCCCCCTTTGGAGCGCAGGAAAAAGGGAGCGATAGGCCATTTCTTGATAAGGCCCTCGAAATCGGGAGCGTCATCTACTCGATACATAATGCAGGCTCTGCCGATTTTATAAGGGGCTACATCGATGGCAGGGGGGAAGTAACGGATATCGTCGCCCTGAAGTTTCCAATGCGGCATACCTTTAAATTTCACAGGAAAGAAATAGCATTAATAAATGTCGAGCTGTACAGGATAATAAGAAAATAG
- a CDS encoding exosome complex RNA-binding protein Csl4 — protein MPEGEFVIPGDMIGTSEEFIPGKGTYEDKGNIYAVTTGRVVYNKKERSVSVEPVTNTPPTPREGDIVIGRVTDIKGSVALVELSRIKGHLDREIAGNTQAAIHISNVKDSYVQDLSREFGYQDIVKAKVIDTKNMRLSTVDKNLGVLTSQCQRCRVTLVLEGNRLKCPKCEKRETRKLSSDYGKGII, from the coding sequence ATGCCAGAAGGAGAATTCGTCATACCCGGAGACATGATAGGGACTTCAGAAGAGTTCATTCCGGGAAAGGGCACTTATGAAGATAAAGGTAACATCTACGCCGTTACTACTGGAAGGGTCGTATACAATAAGAAGGAAAGGAGCGTATCCGTGGAGCCGGTAACGAATACCCCGCCCACGCCCAGGGAAGGCGACATCGTCATAGGACGCGTCACGGACATAAAGGGCTCGGTGGCCCTGGTTGAGCTTTCCCGCATCAAGGGCCACCTGGACCGTGAGATAGCGGGCAACACGCAGGCGGCTATCCACATATCCAACGTCAAGGATTCCTACGTCCAGGACCTATCGAGGGAGTTCGGCTACCAGGATATAGTCAAGGCGAAGGTGATAGACACTAAGAACATGCGCCTATCTACAGTGGATAAGAATCTGGGCGTCTTGACCTCCCAGTGCCAGAGATGCAGGGTAACGCTGGTCCTGGAGGGCAATAGGCTTAAGTGCCCGAAGTGCGAGAAGAGGGAGACCAGAAAGCTCTCTTCAGATTATGGGAAGGGCATAATATAA
- a CDS encoding transcription factor: MSVLENKAISGYLHKLVGDDGIKIIEKILEKAPDKELTDEKVAEISGINLNLVRKTLYILYENHLAIYRRERDKDSGWLTYLWKLDLGNAENMLKNETKKLVRKLERRLEFENNEFYICSAEPPHRILFDYAVDTNFTCPVDGTPMTYYDNAMEKQAIESRLEKLKQMIG, from the coding sequence GTGTCTGTTCTTGAGAACAAGGCGATAAGCGGCTATTTACACAAGCTAGTTGGGGACGACGGAATAAAAATAATAGAAAAAATACTTGAAAAGGCTCCCGACAAAGAGCTGACGGATGAAAAGGTCGCCGAGATAAGCGGAATAAACCTCAACCTGGTCCGTAAAACGCTATACATCTTATACGAAAACCACCTCGCCATTTATAGGCGGGAGAGGGATAAGGATAGTGGCTGGCTGACATACCTGTGGAAGCTCGACCTGGGTAACGCCGAGAACATGCTTAAGAACGAGACGAAGAAGCTCGTAAGAAAGCTGGAAAGGCGCCTCGAGTTCGAGAATAACGAGTTTTATATTTGCTCGGCAGAGCCTCCGCACAGGATACTATTCGACTACGCCGTTGATACTAACTTTACGTGCCCGGTGGATGGCACCCCCATGACCTATTATGATAATGCGATGGAAAAGCAGGCCATCGAGAGCAGGCTTGAGAAGCTTAAGCAAATGATTGGATAA
- a CDS encoding universal stress protein, translating into MKLNRNLNFFSVFAMGFADVGADIFIALGVIAAYAAGLTPVAFVVGAILYVCTALAYAELGSAFPVAGGASTFARKAFGRFWSFVAGWGLILAYVLDIALFSIVGSFYLNQVLHLDIQYVYLVGAMVILGLMVLNMLGIAESALLNNVLMVFSSFLILVISILAYLLIFSPDRLIAQMQAFAQESSWTNFAYAVGLSSIAFIGIESITQAAEETKRPGHTIPAAIKVVILLVVIFCLLISVLSVGSVGWKVLADNKENALVAFASEIPTYGNALVLVTGITGFLVCVVSANSGIIGASRVMYSLSRNNLLPRVLSWTHPRFKTPWFTIFIFSAIAMPLLLIKVDVLAGIYAFGALIAYILINLSFIALKNAKYDSMYRVPFVMHVHFRNNEYKLPLTGLIGFVACVFSLFAVVLPQAMTFVVGVSWLAAGIAIYYLNARYSKPLVQEKESLSVTSIDKQEPTILIAFKLKPHERHIIDIAAELAKEYKCGVTILHVIETPMIMPIWEDLTEEMTIEKKREMETLEEWLKGTGIDVKIEFKAARDAVSGIIDYIDTHNVQVVILGELEGKTSPTVEQIRASVNVPILTVRNTLVSQTPATS; encoded by the coding sequence ATGAAGCTGAACAGAAACCTGAACTTTTTTAGCGTTTTCGCGATGGGGTTCGCAGACGTGGGAGCGGATATTTTCATAGCGCTTGGCGTCATAGCGGCCTATGCGGCGGGCCTCACGCCGGTTGCCTTCGTCGTGGGTGCCATACTCTACGTTTGCACGGCCCTGGCATACGCGGAACTGGGCTCGGCTTTCCCCGTGGCAGGGGGTGCTTCGACTTTCGCGAGGAAGGCATTCGGCCGGTTCTGGAGCTTCGTCGCGGGATGGGGGCTGATACTGGCATACGTGCTTGATATAGCGCTGTTCTCAATCGTCGGCTCGTTTTACCTGAACCAGGTATTACACCTTGACATCCAGTACGTGTACCTTGTCGGGGCTATGGTAATACTGGGCCTGATGGTCCTTAACATGCTGGGGATAGCGGAGAGCGCCCTATTGAACAACGTTCTAATGGTATTCTCGTCATTCTTAATACTGGTAATAAGCATCCTCGCATATCTGCTCATATTCAGCCCGGACAGGCTTATCGCCCAGATGCAGGCATTTGCGCAGGAGAGCAGCTGGACGAATTTTGCATATGCAGTGGGATTGAGCTCGATAGCTTTTATCGGCATAGAGTCGATTACTCAGGCCGCAGAGGAAACCAAGCGGCCAGGCCACACCATCCCCGCGGCAATAAAGGTCGTCATCTTGCTGGTGGTCATCTTTTGCCTGCTCATATCAGTCCTATCCGTAGGCTCGGTGGGATGGAAGGTGCTCGCAGATAACAAGGAGAATGCCCTGGTCGCCTTCGCTTCCGAGATACCGACGTATGGCAACGCCCTCGTACTTGTGACCGGCATAACAGGTTTCCTTGTATGCGTGGTGTCGGCAAATTCTGGCATTATAGGGGCTTCCCGTGTCATGTATTCGCTATCCAGGAATAACCTTCTGCCTCGCGTGCTAAGCTGGACACATCCTAGGTTCAAGACGCCATGGTTTACCATCTTCATCTTTTCTGCCATCGCAATGCCATTGTTGCTCATAAAGGTCGATGTGCTGGCTGGCATCTACGCTTTCGGGGCGCTAATCGCCTACATCTTAATTAACCTTTCATTCATCGCCTTGAAAAACGCCAAATATGACTCGATGTATCGGGTCCCATTCGTAATGCACGTCCATTTCCGCAACAACGAGTACAAGCTGCCGCTTACTGGCCTCATCGGGTTCGTGGCATGCGTTTTCTCGCTTTTCGCGGTGGTGCTCCCCCAGGCAATGACGTTCGTCGTGGGCGTATCATGGCTGGCGGCGGGCATCGCCATCTACTATTTGAACGCCAGATACTCGAAGCCTTTAGTGCAGGAAAAAGAATCGCTCAGCGTGACAAGCATTGATAAGCAGGAGCCGACAATCCTCATCGCCTTCAAGCTTAAGCCTCATGAGCGGCACATCATAGATATCGCGGCCGAGCTCGCGAAAGAGTATAAGTGTGGGGTCACCATTTTACACGTCATCGAGACTCCGATGATCATGCCCATATGGGAAGACCTCACGGAGGAGATGACGATTGAAAAGAAGCGGGAAATGGAAACCCTGGAGGAGTGGCTGAAGGGTACGGGCATAGACGTTAAGATCGAGTTTAAGGCGGCTCGCGACGCTGTCTCCGGGATTATCGATTATATTGATACCCACAACGTCCAGGTGGTAATCCTTGGCGAGCTAGAGGGCAAAACGTCGCCTACCGTCGAGCAGATAAGGGCAAGCGTGAACGTCCCCATATTGACCGTGAGGAATACACTGGTATCCCAGACGCCTGCCACAAGCTAA
- the pyrF gene encoding orotidine-5'-phosphate decarboxylase: MPLVPRSRLIVALDLMDGYEALSIAEKLGGIADAIKVNYPLILSAGLDIIKDLKKHGNVVADFKVADIPNTNSLICAQAFKAGADAIICHGFAGSDSVKACIDEASKYGCEAYVVTEMSHPGAVEFLQPHAFELVELARRAGASGIIAPATRPERLADIRRKAGKMKILAPGVGAQGGEARRAIDAGADFIIVGRGIYGADDPYEAALEFIEQLRR; the protein is encoded by the coding sequence ATGCCGCTCGTACCCCGATCAAGGCTCATAGTAGCGCTGGATTTAATGGACGGATATGAGGCGCTATCGATAGCCGAAAAGCTAGGAGGCATCGCTGATGCCATCAAGGTCAACTACCCGCTTATACTGTCAGCGGGCCTGGACATCATCAAGGACCTGAAAAAGCATGGGAATGTAGTCGCCGATTTTAAGGTGGCGGACATACCAAATACGAATAGCCTCATTTGCGCTCAGGCCTTTAAGGCAGGGGCGGACGCCATAATATGCCATGGCTTTGCCGGAAGCGATAGCGTTAAGGCTTGCATAGATGAGGCAAGCAAGTATGGCTGTGAGGCTTACGTCGTTACGGAGATGAGCCATCCGGGCGCAGTCGAGTTTTTACAGCCACACGCATTCGAGCTAGTCGAGCTAGCCCGCAGGGCAGGGGCATCGGGCATAATAGCCCCGGCCACGAGGCCAGAAAGGCTGGCAGATATACGGCGCAAGGCGGGCAAAATGAAAATACTGGCCCCGGGAGTTGGCGCGCAGGGTGGCGAGGCGCGAAGGGCCATAGATGCAGGGGCGGACTTCATAATCGTGGGTAGAGGCATATATGGAGCCGACGACCCATATGAAGCGGCACTAGAATTCATAGAGCAGCTTCGCCGATGA